A window from Streptomyces subrutilus encodes these proteins:
- a CDS encoding DUF5998 family protein, whose product MDPMAKSGTTTQGLRTAIERSGYYPALVAEAVEAAVGGEPISSYLVHQETTFDSNEVRRHVTVLVLTGNRFIVSHTDEQAADAGSPSPYATTSTESVKLSSISSVVLSRVVANPESYTPGTLPREVVLTIGWGAVARIDLEPAACGDANCDADHGYTGNSTADDLSLRVSEAGDGPEAVRQTLVFAQALSEATAATSAPSAR is encoded by the coding sequence ATGGACCCCATGGCGAAATCCGGTACGACGACCCAGGGGCTGCGCACGGCGATCGAGCGCAGCGGCTACTACCCGGCCCTCGTGGCCGAGGCCGTGGAGGCCGCGGTGGGCGGCGAGCCGATTTCGTCCTACCTGGTCCACCAGGAGACGACCTTCGACTCCAACGAGGTCCGCCGCCACGTCACCGTGCTGGTGCTGACCGGCAACCGCTTCATCGTCAGCCACACCGACGAGCAGGCCGCCGACGCCGGCTCGCCCTCCCCGTACGCGACCACCTCCACCGAGTCGGTCAAGCTCTCCAGCATCTCCTCGGTCGTGCTGAGCCGCGTCGTCGCCAACCCGGAGTCCTACACCCCCGGCACCCTGCCCCGCGAGGTCGTCCTGACGATCGGCTGGGGCGCGGTCGCCCGGATCGACCTGGAGCCGGCCGCCTGCGGCGACGCCAACTGCGACGCAGACCACGGCTACACCGGCAACTCCACCGCCGACGACCTCAGCCTGCGCGTCAGCGAGGCGGGCGACGGCCCGGAGGCCGTGCGCCAGACGCTGGTCTTCGCCCAGGCGCTCAGCGAAGCGACGGCGGCCACGTCCGCCCCCTCCGCCCGCTGA
- a CDS encoding bifunctional GNAT family N-acetyltransferase/acetate--CoA ligase family protein — protein sequence MTTESDPSYPAHWEADVVLRDGGTARIRPITTEDAGRLVSFYEQVSDESKYYRFFAPYPRLSDRDVHRFTHHDYVDRVGLAATTGGEFIGTVRYDRIGSDGRSATGPSDEAEVAFLVQDAHQGRGVASALLEHIGAVARERGIRRFAAEVLPANNKMIKVFTDAGYQQKRSFEDGSVHLTLDLEPTAESLAVQRAREQRAEARSLQRLLAPGSVAVIGVSRSGGGVGAAALRNLRDSGFHGHLYAVNEEAATDLLDGVRAYRSVEAIGAPVDLAVVAVPADRVPQAVAACGAHGVQGLVVLSAGYGESGPAGLARQRELVRQVRSYGMRLIGPNAFGMINTAPEVGLNASLAPAPMPARGRIGLFTQSGAIGIALLSALLRRGEGLSSFVSAGNRADVSGNDILQYWYEDEATDVGLLYLETLGNPGKFTRLARRTAAVKPVVVAKGGRHTPAGHVVPGTRLPEATVSALLRQAGVIRVDTVTELVDVGLLLASQPLPAGPRIAILGNSESLGVLTYDACLAQGLRPLPPRDLTTAAAPDDFRGALAAALASDDCDAVIVTAIPWVGEHAPADALADALRDAVAAVPGKPVAVVHVELGELVEALSAARASLPRPVPPPPPAAPGAAGRPGTPAGPAASDPAAAPGPAATGARPPAATRIPAYPAGERAVKAVAEAVRYGQWRRALADSGQVPAYEDIDEAGAAAQLAALLADVDGGAVLTLDERAGRELLGRYGIRVLPTLPAPSPDAAARAAAVLGYPVALKTTAPHLRHRADLGGVRLDLTGEAELRRSYAELTGALGKPAELQPVVQSMVPRGVDTLVRSVIDPAAGAVLSFGLAGVPSELLGDTAHRLVPATDRDVAALIRSIRAAPLLFGWRGSDPVDTAALEELLLRLSRLVDDHPEVVGVSLEPVVVAAEGLSVLSAAVRVAHPPARGDRGPRTLPSY from the coding sequence ATGACCACCGAGTCGGACCCCTCGTACCCGGCCCACTGGGAAGCCGACGTCGTCCTGCGCGACGGCGGCACCGCCCGGATCAGGCCCATCACCACCGAGGACGCGGGCCGCCTGGTCAGCTTCTACGAACAGGTCTCCGACGAGTCGAAGTACTACCGCTTCTTCGCCCCGTACCCGCGCCTGTCCGACCGGGACGTGCACCGCTTCACGCACCACGACTACGTGGACCGGGTCGGCCTCGCCGCGACCACCGGCGGGGAGTTCATCGGCACCGTCCGCTACGACCGCATCGGCTCCGACGGGCGGTCCGCGACCGGCCCCTCCGACGAGGCCGAGGTCGCCTTCCTCGTCCAGGACGCCCACCAGGGCCGCGGCGTCGCCTCCGCGCTCCTCGAACACATCGGAGCGGTCGCCCGCGAGCGCGGCATCCGCCGGTTCGCCGCCGAGGTGCTGCCCGCCAACAACAAGATGATCAAGGTCTTCACCGACGCCGGCTACCAGCAGAAGCGCAGCTTCGAGGACGGCTCCGTCCACCTCACCCTCGACCTCGAACCCACCGCCGAGTCCCTCGCCGTCCAGCGCGCCCGCGAACAGCGCGCCGAGGCCCGCTCGCTCCAGCGGCTGCTGGCCCCCGGCTCGGTCGCCGTGATCGGCGTCAGCCGCTCCGGCGGGGGCGTGGGCGCCGCAGCCCTGCGCAACCTCCGCGACAGCGGCTTCCACGGCCACCTCTACGCCGTGAACGAGGAGGCCGCCACCGACCTGCTCGACGGCGTCCGCGCCTACCGCAGCGTCGAGGCCATCGGGGCCCCGGTCGACCTCGCGGTGGTCGCGGTCCCCGCGGACCGGGTGCCGCAGGCCGTGGCCGCCTGCGGAGCGCACGGCGTGCAGGGGCTCGTGGTGCTGTCCGCCGGGTACGGGGAGAGCGGCCCGGCCGGCCTCGCCCGCCAGCGCGAACTCGTCCGCCAGGTGCGCTCGTACGGGATGCGGCTGATCGGGCCGAACGCCTTCGGCATGATCAACACCGCGCCGGAGGTCGGGCTCAACGCCTCGCTGGCCCCCGCGCCCATGCCGGCCCGGGGCCGGATCGGCCTGTTCACCCAGTCCGGGGCCATCGGGATCGCCCTGCTCTCCGCCCTCCTGCGCCGGGGCGAGGGGCTGTCGTCCTTCGTCTCCGCGGGCAACCGGGCGGACGTCTCGGGCAACGACATCCTCCAGTACTGGTACGAGGACGAGGCCACCGACGTCGGCCTGCTCTACCTGGAAACCCTCGGCAACCCGGGCAAGTTCACCCGCCTCGCCCGCCGGACCGCGGCCGTCAAACCGGTCGTCGTGGCCAAGGGCGGCCGCCACACCCCCGCCGGCCACGTCGTCCCCGGCACCCGGCTGCCCGAGGCCACCGTCTCGGCCCTGCTGCGGCAGGCCGGCGTCATCCGGGTCGACACGGTCACGGAGCTGGTGGACGTCGGCCTGCTGCTGGCCTCCCAGCCGCTCCCGGCCGGGCCCCGGATCGCGATCCTCGGCAACTCCGAGTCCCTCGGCGTCCTCACCTACGACGCCTGCCTCGCCCAGGGGCTGCGCCCGCTGCCCCCGCGCGACCTGACCACCGCCGCGGCCCCGGACGACTTCCGCGGGGCGCTGGCGGCCGCGCTCGCCTCCGACGACTGCGACGCGGTGATCGTCACCGCCATCCCGTGGGTGGGCGAGCACGCCCCGGCCGACGCCCTCGCGGACGCGCTGCGGGACGCCGTCGCCGCCGTGCCGGGCAAGCCGGTGGCCGTGGTCCACGTGGAGCTCGGCGAACTGGTCGAGGCCCTGTCCGCCGCACGGGCCTCCCTGCCCCGCCCGGTCCCGCCGCCCCCGCCCGCCGCACCCGGCGCCGCGGGCCGCCCGGGCACCCCCGCCGGCCCGGCCGCCTCCGACCCGGCGGCCGCCCCGGGCCCCGCCGCCACCGGTGCCCGCCCCCCGGCCGCCACCCGGATCCCGGCCTACCCGGCCGGCGAGCGCGCCGTCAAGGCCGTCGCCGAGGCCGTCCGCTACGGCCAGTGGCGCCGCGCCCTCGCCGACTCCGGCCAGGTCCCCGCCTACGAGGACATCGACGAGGCCGGGGCCGCCGCCCAGCTGGCCGCGCTGCTCGCCGACGTCGACGGCGGCGCCGTGCTCACCCTCGACGAGCGGGCCGGCCGCGAACTGCTCGGCCGCTACGGCATCCGCGTCCTGCCCACCCTGCCCGCCCCCAGCCCCGACGCCGCCGCCCGCGCCGCCGCGGTCCTCGGCTACCCGGTCGCCCTCAAGACCACCGCCCCGCACCTGCGCCACCGCGCGGACCTGGGCGGCGTACGGCTCGACCTCACGGGCGAGGCCGAGCTGAGGCGCTCGTACGCGGAGCTCACCGGCGCCCTCGGCAAGCCGGCCGAGCTCCAGCCCGTGGTCCAGTCGATGGTGCCGCGCGGCGTCGACACGCTGGTCCGCTCCGTGATCGACCCGGCGGCCGGCGCCGTGCTCTCCTTCGGGCTCGCGGGCGTCCCCTCCGAACTGCTCGGCGACACCGCCCACCGCCTGGTCCCCGCCACCGACCGGGACGTCGCCGCCCTCATCCGCTCCATCCGGGCCGCCCCCCTCCTCTTCGGCTGGCGCGGCAGCGACCCCGTGGACACCGCCGCCCTGGAAGAGCTGCTGCTGCGGCTGTCCCGGCTCGTCGACGACCACCCCGAGGTGGTCGGGGTGTCGCTGGAGCCGGTCGTGGTCGCCGCCGAGGGCCTCTCCGTCCTCAGCGCCGCCGTCCGCGTCGCCCACCCGCCGGCCCGCGGCGACCGCGGCCCGCGGACCCTGCCCAGCTACTGA
- a CDS encoding HPr family phosphocarrier protein — translation MAERRVNVGWAEGLHARPASIFVRATTASGVPVTIAKAGGDPVNAASMLAVLGLGAQGGEEVVLASDAEGADAALDRLAKLVAEGLEELPETV, via the coding sequence ATGGCAGAGCGCCGCGTCAACGTCGGCTGGGCCGAGGGCCTGCACGCTCGTCCCGCCTCGATCTTCGTCCGTGCGACGACCGCTTCCGGCGTCCCGGTGACCATCGCGAAGGCCGGCGGCGACCCCGTCAACGCCGCTTCCATGCTGGCGGTCCTGGGCCTGGGCGCCCAGGGCGGCGAGGAGGTCGTCCTCGCCTCCGACGCCGAGGGCGCGGACGCCGCGCTGGACCGCCTCGCGAAGCTGGTCGCCGAGGGTCTCGAAGAGCTCCCCGAGACCGTCTGA
- a CDS encoding GntR family transcriptional regulator, with the protein MRIPAHAVCTAIRDDIVSGVFEPGGRLTEEVLARRYGVSRVPVREALRTLESEGFVTTRRHAGACVAEPTAQEAADLLEVRTLLEPLAAARAARRRTEAHLKVLRGLVRLGQERARRGQGEDLRALGGWFHETLAQASGSPGLIALLTQLRHKVAWMYVVGAPARPVESWAEHGAIVDAVARGDAERARALTAAHADRAAAAHRPRPRPAVSGSQPAVNIPSGRH; encoded by the coding sequence TTGCGTATTCCTGCGCACGCGGTATGCACGGCAATCCGCGACGACATCGTCTCCGGTGTCTTCGAGCCGGGCGGACGGCTGACCGAGGAGGTGCTGGCCCGCCGGTACGGCGTCTCGCGCGTCCCGGTCCGCGAGGCGCTGCGCACCCTGGAGTCCGAGGGGTTCGTGACCACGCGCCGGCACGCGGGCGCCTGCGTGGCCGAGCCGACCGCGCAGGAGGCGGCCGACCTCCTGGAGGTGCGGACGCTGCTGGAGCCGCTGGCGGCGGCCCGGGCGGCCCGGCGGCGCACCGAGGCCCACCTGAAGGTGCTGCGCGGGCTGGTCCGGCTGGGCCAGGAGCGGGCCAGGCGGGGGCAGGGGGAGGATCTGCGGGCGCTGGGCGGGTGGTTCCACGAGACGCTGGCCCAGGCCTCCGGCAGCCCCGGTCTGATCGCGCTGCTCACCCAGCTGCGGCACAAGGTCGCGTGGATGTACGTGGTCGGGGCCCCGGCCCGGCCGGTGGAGTCCTGGGCGGAGCACGGCGCGATCGTGGACGCGGTGGCCCGCGGGGACGCGGAGCGGGCCCGGGCCCTCACCGCGGCGCACGCGGACCGCGCCGCGGCGGCGCACCGGCCGCGGCCCCGGCCGGCGGTGAGCGGTTCGCAACCTGCCGTAAACATTCCGAGTGGCCGTCATTAA